ctgctggtgtctcctttttgttttctagggttgccgagggtccgctgccgtcgccgcctccgccaccagagggagccgggccgcctccgccaccagagggagccgggccgcctccgccaccagagggagccgggccgcctccgccaccagagggagccgggccgcctccgccaccagagggagccgggccgcctccgccaccagagggagccgggccgccgtcgtcctactaccttggagatccggggccccctcaaccaaagaaggcttgggggctccgacatcaaccccgcccaccaccacccaccataacagcccacccaagggacataattggactcttgggggggagggtggggggaagggcgGAGTTGgtcgattgcggccggtgtacgttgtacatggggggaggtgtgtggcagagcaaagcttggggttgcctgctgctccgcatcgcttgggactgctggtgtctcctttttgttttgcaaagctctgccctttaaattggcagggatggggttaatttcccttacctgcctgagtttattatgttcaggtggctggggttgattagttgattaagttGATTAAGTtgagccacctgacataaaaggaggattctgcttctcatttaaaaggagggagctgaggaagcaggttggtgtttgtggttttttgtatttgtgaatccagtgaaggcattgcccagcctggaaaccttaattttgcaagttttgtttttgtattgctttatttgtgtttaatcccattattttgcccttgtgcacgtttattttgtgtttatttataataaaagtatatttgtttgaactgcaatctgtctctgggcctctatccactcgccagcctgccacagttgtTTCACAGCATTAGTTAAACTATGTGAGTCATGTTTCAGTTAGTTAAGCTGTGTGAGTCATGTTTCACAGCATTAGTTAAGCTGTGTGAGTCGTGTTTCACAGTTAGTTAAGCTGTGTGAGTCATGTTTCACAGCATTAGTTAAGCTGTGTGAGTCGTGTTTCACAGCCTTAGTTAAGCTGTGTGAGTCATGTTTCACAGCATTAGTTAAGCTGTGTGAGTCATGTTTCACAGCATTAGTTAAGCTGTGTGAGTCATGTTTCACAGCATTAGTTAAGCTGTGTGAGTCATGTTTCACAGTATTAGTTAAGCTGTGTGAGTCATGTTTCACAGTATTAGTTAAGCTATGTGAGTCATGTTTCACAGCATTAGTTAAACTATGTGAGTCATGTTTCAGTTAGTTAAGCTGTGTGAGTCATGTTTCACAGCATTAGTTAAGCTGTGTGAGTCATGTTTCATAGCTTTAGTTAAGCTATGAACCAGGACTGCAGAGGGCACCTGCGCAGTGGATCCAAATGTAGGGTTTGAAAAGTTTCCCCATCAAgaccagaagtttctggaatgtcactaccgtgagcgctctgttgagctgaaagagctctaaacagcggctattctctgcactctgtcaTCCGACAGAGAGGACAGCATGGACCcagagtccaagcacactcctagctAGGAGGCTGTCTGACAAGGCATGAGCTGGCTCTTCACATGATTCACCGTAAGATCCAACCATCAAAGGCGGCCAGTGACGACTCTGTGTGCGCGTCTGCCTGAGCTGGAGACTGGACACAAATGAGCCAGTAGTCCAGATAATACGGTACTCTGATGCCTCTGAGTCTCCATGGTGCCAGGATAGCTTCTATGGACTTCGAAAAAGGCCCGGGGAGCTAGAGGGGCCAAACAGCAAGACCCAGGACTCGTATGCTGTTCCTTTAAAGGCCAACCGCAGGTAGTTCCTGTGTGCTGGTTCTATGGGGATGTGGAATAGGCGTCGTCTTGCCTGATTGactgaaacaaaacattttgaacctccttccgCTCAGATATAGGTTGACCTGTGTAAGGTCAAGGATTGGTCTGAGGacaccatcccgcttgggcaccAGAAAGCACCGGGAGTACTTTAAAAATCCCTATTGGAAAGTATTTGAGCAGCACAAGACCAGGCACACTGCAGGCTAATCTACATGATCTGTTTGagttattcatttaaatgtgtaatgctgtgaagaaaaaatatatatcttattaaaatgcacaaaCCAGAATCAAATCAAATAATAGACTGACAAACAGCAGTttagtgccatctagtggatagTTCAACACTTCCACTGTGTACCCTCCAACTATCTAAGCCCCTTATAATTTTGCTGTAGTTTTTTAGTTGTTATTTTCAGTTTGGCTGAAGTCTGTTTACCTAGCCACCTTACCTTTCTCCTTGGTTTAAATAAaagtcagatttatttttttcatagggTCATATTAATTAAGCAGTAGCGTGGTGGATAGTGTGTGCATTTACTGGCACAAGTGCTGGATGAATACAGCTGCTCTGTTAGGGTTGGATTGTATTCTTTATATATAGACTCGTTCCATCTCTATGGTTCTGTGTCACTCTTACCCCCATTTCTGAAGATCCTCTTCTGGGCTCCTCAGCTCTAGCAGTGCAACAGTAAGTGTATAGTAGGATTTGCGGTTGTCTTTCTGTATGCAAACTGAATGCAAGCATACGAGTCTTGGATTGCAAATCACCCACACAGCATCCTTTTTAACATGTGGTTCTCTCACCTTTGTACTCAAAACTGTAGGGCCTTTATTTCCAAATGTAATACTTCAAGAAAAAGCAAGGATAATTTGCTAAAGCAAAGCAAACCGCATTGCAAAGAGAAAAACCAAACCTcccacacattttaataaaagatcATATTGAATTTCTCTCGTGTAGTTTGCTATTATTGGTATTCTCTGTTATGCTGTGTTGTTTCTGCTTACACTGTCGGACCAACGCTATATTACATCACCCACACAAGGAGTGGTGATAAGGTTCTGTGACTGAATTACAAGCAGGTGTGCAGTGTACCAATAGCAAGTGTTTACACATAAACTAAGGGGAAGAAAAATGCCCTTCTCTAGTGTCAGAGAGAAATCATGTCACAGTTTGCAAGGATGAGCCAGGGGACAGTAGGACTTGTTGCAAACATACATACAAGATAAACTCAAAATTCTAAACACAACAACTAACCCTACCTAGGTGTACAGCACTGCTAACCAGCAAGCCTATTCAGAACTGTGGACACAAGAGGGTGCTGTTTGGTTATTAAATGGTACTTAATcatcaatttataaaaaaaaaaaaaaaaaaaaaaaaaactatacttcTTAAAGAACGTAACAGTTGCAACAcacttttgaaaatatgtttatttacttCAAGTGCATATACCACGGTTTTAAAATAGCGCCAAGCTGGTCTGAGAAGCATCACTATATTTGCCTGTCAGCCCATTACCAAAGTCAGTGAGACCTGatgtcttgcccattgtgactgaaactgacgtGCAACATGGAGATGCAGCTTTTTTTCTGAACACCTCAGGGATACCATTTCCATTCATTTACATATGCCATACATAGCAGCACTGCGAGAGTACGGCATTAATCAGAAACacttaaaaaaagcatgttttattgtAACATGCTGGGTGTCTAATTGCTGTTTACCCCATTGCTTTGTATACCATCCCTTATAAAGAACAATAAACTTATAGTAAACCATtagtcatttaaaaagaaaaaagtcaaatATTTCACAAACTTTATTTGCAGTAAAGAAATTAAAGCAGACTACAACTGAAATGTTAACAGATATTACATAAttaaaattgtgtatttaaaaaaaaatgctaacctGCTACTTACATTCCTAATTTCACATGATGGCAAAGCATCTGTTGAGCCCGCTCGAAGATGGTTGCTAAGTTACGGGCTCTCACATTCCTTCCTCATGATGAGCAGTGGCTCGGGGGGTGACCCTCAGTACGATGGGCTTCTTGGTCTGCAGCAGTCCAGTGATTGACAGCTCAGGAGGGATCTGTGTCTCACTGCAGGGGGACAAGGTGGATTCCTGTAGAATCTGAACCAAAGCCGTCTTCATGGAGAGCACAGCGAATCTCATCCCGATGCAGTTGCGGGGTCCGGCTCCGAAAGGCAGGTAGGAGTAAGGTTCCAGGCgctctttgttttctttgctgAACCTCTCAGGTTTAAACTGCTCTGGCTCGGGCCACAAGTCGGGGTCCCGGTGTAGGGCGAACACTGGCACATTGACGATGGTGCCCTGGGGGATGGTCACCCCATTGATCTCAATGGTTTTTTTACACACTCTCTCAAGCCTGCCCGCTGGAGGGTAGAGCCGAAGGGACTCATTGAGCACCATATCCAGGTAGTCCATGCGTTGCAGAGCCTCGTAGGTGACAGGGGCCCTGTCCGGCAGGATCTGGTCTATCTCCTGATGCAGACGGTGCAAGCACTTGGGGCAGGTGGCCAGGTTGTACGCCACAAAGGAAAGAGAGTTGCTGGTAGTTTCGTAGCCAGCCATGATGAAGACCATGGCCTGAGCAAGGATCTCGCTGTCAGTCAGAGCCTTGTGGGGCTGCTGCTGCTCATCGTGATCTTGGGGGTCAGAAGCTCCCTCAGAAACCTGGGAATCTACCATGAGCTGCAGGAAGTCCACACGATGACTGCCATGAACGTTCTTCTGGCGGTTTTCCTTTATCTTCCTGATGGATCCTATGAAGAAGTCAGCCAGGTCCCTAGGGAAGAAGCTGATGTCCAGTTTCTCCATCAAAGGGGTGAGAAAGGGAAACAGTATTAAAAGGATGAGTAAAGGGTTGAACAGGCTGAAATTGAGCAGCTTTTTTATGTTTGTGAAGAAGGGGTCCTGGGGGTTGTTGAGAGAGTCGATGTTGACGCTAAAGGAGGTGCTGGTGATAACATCTATACTGTACGCACCAAAGATCTGCTTCATATCCACGACCTGGCTGGCCTCTGCCTTCTGCCCCAGGTTCTGCACCAGCACAGCCCCGTGGTGCTTGATGATGGGAAACATCTCCCTCAGCCGGCCGCTGGTGAAGGTGGGGGACAACACTGAGCGGATTCGTCTCCACTTCTCATCCTCCACCACCGTCAGTGCCTCATTCATGGGACCACTGACGCGGAAGTTCCTTCGGTTTGTGAAGATGGAGTAGCATTCCTTCACCAGTATGGTCTTAATGATCCCCACGTCCATGACTGCTAAAACAGGCTGCCTGCCTTCATAGCAGCCCCAGATTTTCCCGTATCGCTGGAAGCACTCTGTGTCGAAAGAGAAAAAGCCCTTCCTGTATTCCAATAAAGTTCCGATAAACGGCCATGGTCTGGGTCCTGGAATTCCCAGTCTCCTAAAGAAGTTATAAGGAGCAATGATGTAAACCATCAgcaaaattaaaaaggcaaaaatcAGAGCCCAAGTTTCTCTGGACAGAGTTGTCAGGAAAGCCATTGCTACTGTagctataaaatgtgttttttttttttgttttgttttgtttttttccggTTTTTAATTAGGTGCCCCAAATTCAAATGTTTTCACTGAAGACATTCACAGTTCACTGTTTCTGTGTTCTTCACTTATTTCGCTTCCTGGAAAACTTGTAACAAGCTCTCCGATATGTTTTGAAAGAGACGTCGTAACTCTGCTGAAGTCGGTGATGTAATTTGAACGGAGTCATCTAAAGCAGCCGTGCCAGTAGTGACTCGTATGACACATGCGCACTACGAGATATAAACTAGTACATACATAACCTCTCCTGTGTATAACTGGGAATTCATAATCATCATAGGGCTGCAAATACAATAACGTGAACTGCACATAAAATAAAGCGAGCGGGTGGGGGATActgtaatttatgtatttatatcttATATTATATCCAACCACCTTAaaccataatataaaataatacgtGTTATCCCTAACCCATGTACTACTTGTACTTTTAATAAAATCACTTCAACCTGCCTGCTGCTGACTTCTGTCTATACTCAGCTTAGCGAGTTTATGTTCTCAagtgaaatcaaataaaatatgtaactTGGTAAAGCAACCCCTTAGTTTAAACTCACACAACTTGTGCCTGGCTGATATCTAAATGCTATCTGCTGCTCTTGGGTGTGACGTGGCCTTATGGGAAAGTGCAGGACTCGCCGAAGCATTTTCGCAATGTATGCTGGTACCGCGCAACTCGAACGGGATGCTGGGATAGCGGAGGACCTCGCCTCTTGCTCCAGGTGTCATGGCGACGAACATCGAGCAGATTTTCCGTGATTTCGTAATGAATAAAATCAAAGAAATTCAAGACGAAGAGCAACACACCGGGTAAATATCTACCCTAAAAATATTTCTAACCATGTGTGGTTCGTTTAAAAATGAGTGTGTTCACGTTTTCTGTTATTTCCCTGAAAGTGATCTGCACGTACACGCAGTGTTTACGGGCCGGTTAAAAAATGCAGGcctttgtgtttgtattgttttaagaagtgtgtgtgtgtgtgtgtgtgtgtgtgtgtgtgtgtgtgtgtgtaatatatatatatatatatatatatatatatatatatattgtttattgttgttgttctaGGTGCTGGTATGTTAACAACACGCACGCATGTATATTACCGGATtgtggttttgatttttgttGAATCGGCGTTGCTTGCACTGCAGATTGTCAACATTAGCGATACATAAATGACTAACTGAAAAGTATTACTGCTTTACAACAAACGCGTATTAAACTTGGTACCATCCCAGCAACCTTGGTCTTGCAAAGCTGTGATCAGATCTAGTTTAAAGCAATGTGCTAGGGAGCACAGTTCCGTGAAAAGCACGACTCATTAAATAAACTGTATCTACATCGCAGATTGATTTTGTTAGTCCATAATTGAAAATTAATTCAAGCTTCTTAATTaaactttcagttttgtttaagaAACATGTAACTTGCTAGTACTGACCaactgtatgtgtctgtgtatcAGGCACCCCACGCAGCACAGCGTGGGTCACGGATATCTCCTGCACGGTGTGCGTAGCGGCACACAAACATTGCCGACGATACATTCTAGCGTCAAATCCctacacattttataaatcatgtaaACAACCGTTTCAGAAAAAAATAGCCAAGAGCTCAACTCTTAGATAGGCCTATTGTACCGTTTTCTTACTGGTACATTAACGAACACTATTGCGGCCTATGACAAATGAAAATGCGCCACTGTGCCCGTTAATTATTAATACTGAAAGTAATGCAAATCCCTTGACTTCGGTACGCTAGTTAGAAAGGTATATAGTCTTTAGGTAGACGGAGGTTGTATTGCACTATTTACATTATgtaaaccctgttttttttttttttttttttaaatatatctactTATTTATATTTACGACTGTGTACTCTTTGGCATCATACTTCTTTCCCGGGTGATTAAAGTTTGGGGTCCGAGTCggggttttgtttctgttttttcacTGAGACTGGCTGATGTAAGGTTGAAACGCCTGACCAGTTCAGGATGACTTGTTTTATGAATCACAGTAAGTCCGAGTTGTATTATAGAGCGTCTCTAAATTGGGAATCGGGGTGTTTTCTTGCCTCCACACATTGCGTGATGATATGtgcaaaataacaacatttaaataagtgTGACATTGGGAATCGTCTACAATGATAGCATAAGTCAAAACTAAGAAAGTGTTTAACAGAAGGCACATTCTGTATCTAGTATTAGAAAACGGAAAGCACTcggttttgttgtttgttttttatggtttCAGGATTGATTCTTATTAAATAACATTGATAATCATAAGTTtctcaagtttattttttaatgcaagagTGAAGTACTGTAGAATGTATTAAGATTtccataatacagtaaatatccTTGCATAGTGACTTATTGGAAATATGTGTGCATTTCAATGTCAAAGTATCAGCACATTTACATATGTTCCAGTGGGTACCTTGTGCAGTAAAATGGCAGCTAGTTGTCATTAAGATGTGATCAGTGTGTGCTGCAGTCTATTGAAATGTTTAGCATCATAAGtgagcttctgattttcagtgttttacccaGATTTTTCTGctctcctttaagaattaaaTTGATGTGTATCGTGTATCTTAAttacaactgagaaacgtgttcaTAGTACATTTGTCTTCTAATTTGAAACAACTAAGTGGGCTTTTAAGTCGGTCGAGTATAAGTTTTTCATTTACAACAGAATGTACAAACGAAatcgcaacatgttaataagcgactAGTCTTTactaaagctataatgaaaaataaagtattttaaactggACACTATTACAGTCGTTATGcgt
The Polyodon spathula isolate WHYD16114869_AA chromosome 9, ASM1765450v1, whole genome shotgun sequence genome window above contains:
- the LOC121320988 gene encoding cytochrome P450 3A30-like, which gives rise to MAFLTTLSRETWALIFAFLILLMVYIIAPYNFFRRLGIPGPRPWPFIGTLLEYRKGFFSFDTECFQRYGKIWGCYEGRQPVLAVMDVGIIKTILVKECYSIFTNRRNFRVSGPMNEALTVVEDEKWRRIRSVLSPTFTSGRLREMFPIIKHHGAVLVQNLGQKAEASQVVDMKQIFGAYSIDVITSTSFSVNIDSLNNPQDPFFTNIKKLLNFSLFNPLLILLILFPFLTPLMEKLDISFFPRDLADFFIGSIRKIKENRQKNVHGSHRVDFLQLMVDSQVSEGASDPQDHDEQQQPHKALTDSEILAQAMVFIMAGYETTSNSLSFVAYNLATCPKCLHRLHQEIDQILPDRAPVTYEALQRMDYLDMVLNESLRLYPPAGRLERVCKKTIEINGVTIPQGTIVNVPVFALHRDPDLWPEPEQFKPERFSKENKERLEPYSYLPFGAGPRNCIGMRFAVLSMKTALVQILQESTLSPCSETQIPPELSITGLLQTKKPIVLRVTPRATAHHEEGM